A segment of the Corylus avellana chromosome ca2, CavTom2PMs-1.0 genome:
TCTGTCTCTCAAGCCTTCTTTCAAACAGGTTGTAGACAATGCCTATAAGGCGGCTTTGGATCAGGTTGATTTTCGGACCAAGGGTGATGAAGTGAGAAGTGAAGTGAATTCATGGGCTGAGAAGGAGACTAGTGGCCTTATCAAAGAGGTTCTTCCTCCTGGGTCTGTTGACAACGAAACCAGGTTTGTCCTTGCTAATGCACTATACTTTAAAGGAACTTGGAACCAGAAGTTTGATGCATCAGCAACAAAAGAATATGATTTCTACCTTCTAAATGGGTGCTCAGTTCAAGTGCCTTTCATGACTAGCAAAAAGAAGCAGGTTGCCCGAGCTTTTGATGGTTTCAAAGTCCTTAGACACCATTATAAGCGAGGTGTGGATGAGCGCTTCTTTTCCTTGTACTTCTTTCTTCCAGATGCAAAAGACGGGTTGCCATCTTTGGTAGAAAAAGTGTGTTCTGAATCTAGCTTCTTATATCGCCACCTTCCACATCAAGAAATAGAGTTGGGTGTCTTCAGGATCCCAAAGTTTAAGATTTCTTTTGGGTTTGAAGCTTCCAATGTTCTTAAGGGATTAGGACTAGTACTTCCTTTCTGTGCTACTGGAAATTTGACAGAAATGGTCGACTCACAAGTAGGCCAGGAGCTATACGTTTCAGGCATATTTCATAAATCCTTCATAGAAGTTAATGAAGAAGGCACAGGAGCTGCAGCTATCTCAGCCACCGGTAACCAGCGACGTAGCGTGCACCGCATTGAAAAAATAG
Coding sequences within it:
- the LOC132169922 gene encoding serpin-ZX-like, which encodes MDCEEPLSSFELQVSNPQISQRLVNLRESIRNQTDVALGITKQLLLNEGKDSNVVFSPSSINVLLSLMAAGSNGATLDELLCFLKSKSNDQLQSLASKLIVVVFGNGEPMGGPCLSFATGVWVDGSLSLKPSFKQVVDNAYKAALDQVDFRTKGDEVRSEVNSWAEKETSGLIKEVLPPGSVDNETRFVLANALYFKGTWNQKFDASATKEYDFYLLNGCSVQVPFMTSKKKQVARAFDGFKVLRHHYKRGVDERFFSLYFFLPDAKDGLPSLVEKVCSESSFLYRHLPHQEIELGVFRIPKFKISFGFEASNVLKGLGLVLPFCATGNLTEMVDSQVGQELYVSGIFHKSFIEVNEEGTGAAAISATGNQRRSVHRIEKIDFVADHPFLFLIREDRSGMILFVGHVLNPIAIPPAPAKQNESNLPHVVIPLPPAKHIERERFFQEKKMDGFGLSGHVRGHSLDSLTTTSSRRGTTDFSD